The Primulina eburnea isolate SZY01 chromosome 8, ASM2296580v1, whole genome shotgun sequence genome contains a region encoding:
- the LOC140838319 gene encoding uncharacterized protein, which produces MITSKGKMLLKSLNWNIYSGITGGKGADVAVEALGRSQTFSQCVQSVRDGGKAVMIGLTLSGAKGEVDINHLVRRQIKVIGSYGGRARQDLPKLVKLAERGAFNLEAAVSRKCKFEEAVEVYNDLDKGSIIGRAVVEIM; this is translated from the exons ATGATCACTTCAAAAGGAAAAATGCTTCTCAAATCGCTAAATTGGAATATCTATTCAGGAATTACCGGAGGAAAAGGTGCGGACGTTGCTGTGGAGGCCTTAGGAAGGTCGCAGACATTTTCACAATGCGTACAAAGCGTACGAGATGGAGGAAAAGCTGTGATGATTGGCCTTACTCTCTCTGGCGCTAAAGGAGAAGTAGATATAAATCATTTGGTTCGTAGGCAG ATAAAAGTCATCGGGTCGTATGGAGGTAGGGCAAGGCAAGATCTTCCAAAGTTAGTTAAGTTGGCGGAAAGAGGGGCATTTAATCTGGAGGCAGCTGTTTCAAGAAAGTGCAAATTTGAGGAGGCCGTAGAGGTATATAACGACCTTGATAAAGGTAGTATCATTGGACGTGCTGTGGTTGAGATAATGTAA